In Ostrea edulis chromosome 10, xbOstEdul1.1, whole genome shotgun sequence, one genomic interval encodes:
- the LOC130051094 gene encoding uncharacterized protein LOC130051094: MNKTGGYTLTFDACFCFSEAVSTPTTVSTPTTTTPPGPPYSTTISPSAPTSPYVCPVPMLDDAGTDELPDLVEVFVDEHKSPTSSPLNGTLGTVTGEPGQEVKIRIVFKDKDDKSPIGKITVTTKNTQTVTFIVTTPEDTELRKEEVRCSSE, from the exons ATGAATAAAACCGGAGGATATACTTTGACATTTGatgcatgtttttgtttttcagaagCTGTTAGTACACCAACTACTGTGTCCACACCAACGACTACCACACCACCAGGTCCACCCTACTCAACAACAATCTCACCATCTGCACCGACTAGCCCGTACG TCTGTCCTGTTCCCATGTTGGACGATGCTGGTACAGACGAATTACCCGATCTGGTAGAGGTCTTTGTTGACGAACATAAGTCTCCTACTTCGTCTCCTCTAAATGGTACCCTGGGAACGGTAACTGGCGAGCCCGGCCAGGAGGTGAAAATCAGGATTGTCTTTAAAGACAAGGATGATAAATCTCCCATAGGAAAGATCACGGTGACCACCAAAAATACACAAACCGTTACCTTCATTGTTACAACTCCAGAGGATACTGAGTTGAGAAAGGAAGAGGTACGATGTAGTTCCGAGtga